CTCACGGTGCTCGTCTTCTACCTGCCCTCCGAGTGCGGCGAGAAGATCACGCTCTGCATCTCCGTGCTGCTCTCGCTCACCGTCTTCCTGCTGCTCATCACCGAGATCATCCCGTCCACCTCGCTGGTCATCCCGCTCATCGGCGAGTACCTGCTCTTCACCATGATCTTCGTCACGCTCTCCATCATCATCGCCGTCTTCACGCTCAACGTGCACCACCGCTCCCCGCGCACGCACACCATGCCCGCCTGGGTCCGCCGCGTCTTCCTGGACGTCGTGCCGCGCCTGCTCTTCATGAAGCGGCCGTCCGTGGTCAAGGACAACTGCCGGCGGCTCATCGAGTCCGTGCACAAGGCGGCCGGGGCCCCGCACTTCTGGCCGGAGCCCCGGGGGGAGCCCGAGCTCAGGAGTAGGGGCCCCGCCCCGTCCCCGACCCCGACCCCGTCCTGCGGCCCGGACCAGCCGGGCAAGCCCCAGCCGGCCTGCACGTCGCCCTCGGACCAGGCCTCTGCTCTGCAGCCCTCAGAGGCCGAGAAGGCCAGTCCCTGCCCCTCGCCCGGGCCCTGCCGCCCACCAGGGCTCGCCAAGGCCCGGTCCCTGAGCGTCCAGCACGTGTCCGGCCCCAGCGAAGTGGCAGAGGGTGGCGTGAGGTGCCGGTCCCAGAGCATCCAGTACTGCGTGCCCCGAGAAGAGGCCGCCTCCCCAGCCGACCGCCCGGCGGACGGCTCCCCTGCCTCGCTGACCACGGCCCCCTCGGCTGAGCTTCCGCCCCCAGACCAGGCCTCCCCCTGCAAATGCAAGTGCAGGAAGGAGGCGGAGGCACCGAATGCCGCGCTCAAGGCCCCCGGCACCGGAGCGCCACCCCTGCCCCTGTCGCCAGCTCTGGCGCGGGCGGTTGAGGGTGTCCAGTACATTGCAGACCACCTGAAGGCGGAAGACATGGACTTCTCGGTAAGTCCCCGCCGCAGCCGTGTCAGATGGGCCCCGCTGCCCTGTGCACTCTGAAGGCGGGGGTGGCCGGTGAAAGACCCAGAAACCAGGCCCCAGAGCTGGCTGCTCAGCTTGGAGGCCCCCCCCGCCGTCTGCTGCCTCTGCCCCAAGCCTCCGAGACCAGCGGGGGTCCCTGCGGTGACTGAGTGGCTGGCGGAGAGCAGAGTGGATCTCGGGCACCCCCTTTGGGCTTCAGGGCGCAGGGAGCCTGCAGGCGGGGGTGGGGCTGCCAGCACCATCTGTAGCTGGTGAGCGCCTCCCCCGACCTCgagcgccccccaccccgccaaggGCTCCCGGAGAAGGACTGGGGGGTGTCAGGGCCCTGGGGTTGGGGTGAGAGGggctgagaggagagaggagggggctgagTGGCCTCAGCGGCCTGGCGGGGGGAGAGGAGAATTCAGGCCTGGGACACAGCCCTGCCTCTCTGGCCGGCGCCCCTGTGCCCAGCTGGGGAGAGGGCGCCTGGGGTCCGGGTGGGCAGGGCGGGTGCTCAGACATGGCCGAGACTCAGGGCTCCGTGGAGTTGGTGGGGGGCGGCAGTGGGGCTGCTCCCCGAGGCTCAGGCTCCACTGGCCACGTCGTGGGTGCTTGTGAGGGTGGGTCCAGGCTGGCGGCCGAGCCCCAGTTCAGGGCATGGGCAGAGACAggcgggcagggggagggcacTGGTCAGTCGGCCTGGTCATTACCGGCTGCTCAACCTGGGCATCGGTTATGCCGCAGTGACCTTGCCCCGCGTTAGCTTCTTCTTGCCCGTGACATGGACCCCGGGTGCGGGCGTGACACTGCTGTTCCCTCCCTGGACCCGGGGGCGGGTGTGACACTGCCGTTCGCTCCAGGAACCTCCTGGTCCCTTTGCTTCCTTGGGAATGGCCCGTGGTCGTTTCCCGGACATGCGTGATCCCTGGGGACCGTCTGTCCCGTGGCTGGGCCCCACCTCCAGCAGGGAGCCGGTCTCCCAGTCATCCCCCTGAATCCCAAGGGGCTGTGAGGCCACCTGGGGGTTTCTGGAAGGTTCCGTCTTGCAGCCAGCTCTTGAGACAAGAGGAGCTCTGGCTCTGGCGCGGGCTTGAGGGCCTGCTGAGCAGAGACCGACGCCTTTGAAGTGTCCCCAGGATCTCGGAGGCCCAACGGTCCTCAGCGCAGGGCCGGCCCCTCGTCCCCAGACCCCTCCACCAGCGTCGCGGGCCTGGCTGTGGCGACCTGGTTCTGGTTCCGGGCGTCGTCCCCGGGCTCTGGGGAGCAAAGCGACTTCACAGGAACCAGCCTGGGATCGGGGCTGAGGCAGCTTTGTCTGCGAGCATTTCATCCTGGGAGGAGGGGCGGTTTGAAAGGCAGCGCGGAGGCGCGCGCCACGGGGCTGCTTCCTGGAACAGAGGGTCCTGGCGCTGCCTCGCTTATAGTGACCCCATTTGCTCTGGTTTCCTGAGAATAAACACGGCTCTTTCAGCTTTGGCTTAAAACTATCAGGACGCCTctgattactttaaaaatcagagCACAAAACAGCAGTGAAAAGCCTTCTTTCCCTTGACGGCCCCACAACGGGGGTGTGATGACCCCGCCTTGCCCGGGCCTATCAGACCCGCTAGCGTCTGGCTGGCCTGAGCCTGGGGGCCGCATCCTTTCTGGTCACTCAGGGGCTGGCAGCTGCCCACCCAGGACCCGCCTGTGGTCTCCCTGAGCCTTTGCCCTGGGGTCGCACCAGGTGGAGGCCGGGACCTGCTCGCCCAGTGTGGACGTTGTAACCACGGCCCGTCCTGCGCCGCCCTGGGCCTCGGGGTCCCACCCGCAGATGGGATGGTGCAGCCACCTTCCTCGTCGGGTCCAAGGGAGCGACCGCGGGTGGTGCACCCGGCGCGTTTCCCACTTCGAGCCCGGGGTGCCCCCCTTGCCCTTCCGTGGAGCCCTCTGCCCCGGCAGCTGCCCGGCTCAGAGCCTGCTCGCGGCTCAGGGCTGTGCCCACCTTCACGTGTGACCCTCACCCTCAAGGGGCTTTAGGGACAGAGCTGAGAGACCCACTGACCCATGAGGGGCTCGAGCCACGTGGGCAGCCGGCCGTGAGTGCCGCCCCGCGGCAGGGGCAGGAGTGGAGGGCAGTTGGGACTCAGCTGTCACTCTTGGGACGCCGTCCACCGTGGAGCCTGCCCTGGGCTTTTTGTTGGAGGCCAGGCCCCGTTACTCAGGTTGCTCCTGGCTCTTGCCCCGCACAGCCAAGGGGCTGTGGgtgccccctccctgggcctcacttGCCCACCTGCAAATGGGGGTGTACTGGCTGGTCCCCACGGCGCCGCCAGCTTTAGCAAACCCAGAGCACGTTACACCGTGACACAGCGCGGACCCTGGCGTTCCTCCAGAGGCACCACTACCTTCTTGGAGCTCAGGCAGGTGAAGTCGGGGGGCCACCCTGCTGGcccctgtcccctgcagtggctCTGCTGTCTGCCCACCCCCCGTAGAGGGCACTGACCCTGCAGCCCACTGCTCCTGAGCCCAGACTTCAGCTGCACAAACCGTTTCTCTGTGGCCCCTGTCCACCCCTCACCCCAGTACAGGTGTGCCTGTGACCTTGGTGACCTTGGGGCAAGGATAGGAACAGAGCTTCTAGAAGGCTGGCGCTGCGTGAGGCCTGAGGGTGCGGCCGCGCGTGACCGGGTGTGTCTGTCCGCAGGTGAGGCAGGACTGGAAGTACGTGGCCATGGTCATCGACCGCATCTTCCTCTGGGTGTTCATCCTCGTCTGCCTGCTGGGGACGGTGGGCCTCTTCCTGCCGCCCTGGCTGGCCGGCATGATCTAGGGGGCTCCCCGCGCTCCATGCGGTCACGCCACTCACCAGATTGCCCCCCGTCATCTGTCTGCTGTGAGACGGCCTTGGAAGCTGCCTCCTGGGGACCTGCCCGGGCGGCTGGTGAACGCCTGTCTATCTGCAGGGCGGTGTATCCGGAGCATGGTGACATGATGGCCTCCCGCCAGGACGCACGTCTGACCGCTCTCGGCGAATGTCCCAGCCGCCCCGACTGTCCCAGGGCCACGCCCCTCGGCCACGCTCAGCCCCTCTCAGCCCCGAAAGCCCCTCGTCCCCGTGGGATCCCCGAGGCCCAGGCACTGAGCCGGGCCTGGCTGCCTCTCCCACCCGGGCCTGGGGCACCCGTGGGTCCTCAGACCTGCTCTCCCTGACCCCAGAGGCGTCAGCAAACATTCGAACCTCATTTGCCAGGGGAGGGTCCAAGCAGGGATTTTATTTTGGTCTGTTCTGGGTAAATTAACGAAAACCCAGATTTTGTGCCTGAGGGGCCTTGGGGATGGAGTGATGAGACGTGGTCCTGCTCGGAGGAGAATCTAGTGGCAGGTCCCCCTCGGGTGAGGGATCCTCAGCCCCAGGGAGTCCAGATGTCTGCCTTCCAGGGATGCCGGGGGTCTCGGGCCAGCACTTCACAGGGGCCTGTGATGCCCCCAGACCCCCATGGGCCCTGGTACTTTGTGAGGGACCCGGAGCCACGTTCAGGACCCAGGTCGGGCTCCCCAACACCTCCCGTGGGTTCCCCTCTGCTCACAGCCCAGGGACCCCTCTGGGGCATAGACACAGGTAGGACTTCCCTGACACAGTAGCCATGGTGACCTGGGGGGACCCGAGGAGAGCCCATCTGGCCGACTTGGAGACCCTCTGGAGGGTGGAGCCCCTGAGAAACATCGAGGGGGTGGAGGGGACCCTCCACGGGCCTCCCCCCAGCCCAGGAGCCCCACCTCACACCATGCGGGGGCTGCCCTGCctgaggtggtggggggaggtgccCACCCCGCCCGCCTGTGAAGCTCGGGACGGCCCCCTGGACATCCAGACCCCATCTGCCCATCTCGGATCGGCACCTGCCTCCTGGGGCCATTGGGGCACCAATCCCAGGATGCTGGGGGAGAGCCCGGGTGGGTGTTCACCAGGACCCAGGACCGGGCGGCGGAAGGGGGGAGGGCCAGGCCCCCGAGGATGCAGCCGGGACGCAGATCTCAGATGTCAGCGCCTCAATCCTCCTTACGTAAGCGGATCCAGCGCCAGATATGGGGCAGCTGTGGGGAGCCCTGGGGGTGCCCAGCTGCAGATGCTCTTTTCTGGGTCGGGAGAGCGCAGGAGCCCCAGGGGTGGGGATGCTTCCCCTTTCTGGTTTccgctttttctgttttttgagacCCAAACACAAGTCAGAAAATCCGCACACAGAATAGATCACCCACATTCCCACCAAATTAACCATGACCACTATTTTGGAGTATTTGCctctagggtttttgttttgtttgttttgattgaCATGAAATTTACCTATGACAAAATGCCTGGTCTTAAGCCCTCAGATCAGTGAGTTTTACTAGATTCAACCCCAAGGCCCCCATCCACCAGAgccccctccagccccttccaGCCTGTGCCCCGGTGGCAGTTATGGCTCTAATTTCCTCACCAGAGGTGGTCTCTGCCTGTCCCTGACCTTGGTATGAGTGGAACCCCCCCCGTTCTCAGCCTTTCTGTCCTGTTCTTCCACCCGGTGTGGTGCGGTCAACACCCACCATGGCTGTGTCTCCATCCATAAACAGTTTTGTCGTTAGTTGCTGAGTCGTGTTTTTCTGTCCGAATAAACTAAAGCAAGTCTGTGTCTCCGTCACCTGTGCTGGCCTCTGTCCGGTCATTCTGACTCAAGCCGCTGTGTGCAGGTCCCGCTGGGtgtcctccttctttctcttagtGTTGACTGtgtttcattttctgtgtctTGTGATGTTTTGACACCTTGGGGGCCTCACACACTCGGGAGAgggttgtttcagcaccatttgttgaaacaCTGACCCTTCTACATTAAAATGCCTAAAAacagtttcctcatatattttctgtgctttttaatGGTTTTTGGTCCAGTATGGGTTACTCCATCATGGCTAGAAGTAGAAAGCTGTATCTCGTCTTTTAATGCAATCTTTTGAAGAGTTGAACTCCCCGCTCTGTGTTGTAATTTCTGCCACACTGGGATATGGTTAGGTCgtctctcttatttttctgtttgcatgTGTTCTACCCCCTACGTAGAAGAAAAACTTGATCTAGTTGGCTAATCTTGGAGGTTATATGTTCATTGTTTTCCCTGCTGGCGGCTGCTCCTAACTTAAAAGAGTGTTGGTATTTTTCGAGAGCTTAACAAGTTGATGTGAAAACTGTCTCCATCATGCCTCCCACCTCCAAAGAAAGCAAGCACCTCGGCTGCCCTCAGGGATTCTGGAACAGCCTGGAATCTAGTCTAGGTTGCCACCGATGTGATGGTCTGGGGAAGGCTTGACGATTCCGTGAATGGCGAACGTCACTAGGGTTTTTACTTACCTGGGATTTTCCGTGTATCGGGCCTAAGTGCTGGttactttccctttctgcagAAAACTCCACCAACCGGATTTCGAAGAGGATCCCGTGTGACGTGTGACCTGCCTTCTCAGACTTTGTGGGCCTCAGAATGTATTTTCGCCCCGTTCGTTTCAGTAATAATTCTGCTGGGCATAAAATTCGAGCCTTTTCCCTTCAACATTCTGAGGTCATTTCCCCCCACCTTTTGACGTAGAGTGACTCTTGTCTTTTTGTAGAAAAGCGTTTAAAGAATTTCCccactgtctttgtttttttgcatCAGTGAGTCTAAGGGTATGTTTTAAAAGTCAGTCCCATTTCGCCCTCTGCGACTTTCCATCTGGGATCTTAAATCCTCCTCTAATTctcaaatctttaaaaagtacttatttcAACATTCTGCCCCCTCCATTGACTTCCTGTTTCTTCTTGGAGCCCCTCATGAGGATGCAACGCTTTTTCCGTTTTTATTCTCCCCCGAGCCCCTGGGTGGCTTCTCTCCCTCGGATCCCACGGCCTGTCTGAAGTTGGGCCCGTAATTACTGAGCCTGCCTCACcgactttatttctccttttgtttcccACGCTATGTTTCCTCGCACCTGTTCATTTCAGCTCCATGTTATTACTACCCGTCCTTCCGTCTTTGAAGAtactgtaattttaaattaatggaCAAAAGGGGACCCGCATTCTCCTTCAACTCCCGAGACCTGCTCGGCGGTCGTGCGGCTCATATGTCGCGTTTCCCGTTAACTCACCTCCCAAACCCGGGAGCAGCGCAGCGCGTGTGAATGTGCGGGAGCGCGTGTGCCCACAGGGGGAGATGCAcgcatgcgtgtgtgtatgtgcgcatgcgcaggggtgggggggggagattTGGGAGGGACGTTTACTGTCCTGTGACGGCTTCATGTCAGCCCTCGAGGCAGCTCAAACCATAAAGGGCCAGCGGCGATGCTACTGGACAAGGTGGCCGGCAGGGGCCGGTGCCCACTCCTGCCCATCTCGCCCTTCCTGCGGGGGCGTCACCTGCCTCCTGAGCAGGCGTCCCCCGGCTCTGGAGCCTCCTCCTCTGCCCTTTGCCGGCCGCATCCTGACAGGTGGTCCCTGGCAGCGTgcaccccctcctcctgctgcccccGGCCCTCCCCGCCCAGCCTTGGAGACGCGAGGGACTCAGTCCTGGGACGAGCCCAGTCTGTTTCACTGCCGTTCTGAGATGGCGGCACCCACACTCTGCCCCCGTGAACCCCACTCTCGCCAacccacccagcccctccccccaccacctggCTGCTCTTGGGCCCCTGGACCCCACCTCGCCCAGGGctcagcccccgcccaccccttcCAAGCCATCACCTCCCCAGTCCAGCCACCTCCATGCCAGTGGGCATCCCCCCCCACCTGGCCACCTGCACTCTCATCTACAGGTCGTTCACACAGACGCCAGGTCACGGCAGCCCCTGCTCAGAACCCCGGGGCTTCCGGTCGCTCTGAGGACAAAACCCAAACCCCTCCCCGCAGCCCCTGCCCCGCTCCCCGGTCCGCGGGCTGACCCCTCCCTGGCCTGTGCTCAGCTTGCTCTGTCCTGCTGCCGTTTCTGGGTCAGGCCCGGCCCCAGGCTGCTCACGGGCGGTGCCCCTGCCCGGAACGTTCCACGgtctcctcctcccactctgtCCTGTCTCTGCCCCAGTGTCACCTCGGAGCCTTCACCAGCCCCGCCCCCAATTCTTCCCGGTGTTCAGGGAACTGCTTGGCCCCGGGGCCCACGGCTGGCTGGCGAGCTTCCCAGGTGGATGGGGAGCCAGTGGGAGCGGTCACGGCACAGACTGTGGCGTCCAGGCTGGtcagagggagggggaggtgtgCGGGGCAGTGACGAGGCAAGGGGCCAGCAGGTTGGGGTCCCATGAGGCCTGAGCACATGGGGGCTGAGCCAGACTTTACGACTCTAGAGGAGGGGCCGCTACTAGGGAGGCGGGGAGGCCCTGGCTGGGCCCGGGGCAGCCCCGCCAGCGTTCTCcaagcccacccccaccccgcggACTCAGAGTGCAGCCGAGGCTGAGACCCCCTGAGCGGGGCCTGAGCTCTGGAGGGGCCGGCCGGGGGCACcggggcctgggggctgcagtGGCCTCACAGGAAGTGGGGGCGAGCCCCAGGGTAACAGGGAGACCATGGTGGGGGGTCCTTGAGGCCGAGGATGGATGGCGGCTCCTCTCCGAGAGACGGGGGTGGGGAATCTGGGACTCCACC
The sequence above is drawn from the Balaenoptera musculus isolate JJ_BM4_2016_0621 chromosome 15, mBalMus1.pri.v3, whole genome shotgun sequence genome and encodes:
- the CHRNA4 gene encoding neuronal acetylcholine receptor subunit alpha-4; this translates as MELGGPGAPPPPLLPPLLLLLGAGFLPVSSHVETRAHAEERLLKKLFSGYNKWSRPVANISDVVLVHFGLSIAQLIDVDEKNQMMTTNVWVKQEWHDYKLRWDPADYENVTSIRIPSELIWRPDIVLYNNADGDFAVTHLTKAHLFHDGRVQWTPPAIYKSSCSIDVTFFPFDQQNCTMKFGSWTYDKAKIDLVSMHSRVDQLDFWESGEWVIVDAVGTYNTRKYECCAEVYPDITYAFVIRRLPLFYTVNLIIPCLLISCLTVLVFYLPSECGEKITLCISVLLSLTVFLLLITEIIPSTSLVIPLIGEYLLFTMIFVTLSIIIAVFTLNVHHRSPRTHTMPAWVRRVFLDVVPRLLFMKRPSVVKDNCRRLIESVHKAAGAPHFWPEPRGEPELRSRGPAPSPTPTPSCGPDQPGKPQPACTSPSDQASALQPSEAEKASPCPSPGPCRPPGLAKARSLSVQHVSGPSEVAEGGVRCRSQSIQYCVPREEAASPADRPADGSPASLTTAPSAELPPPDQASPCKCKCRKEAEAPNAALKAPGTGAPPLPLSPALARAVEGVQYIADHLKAEDMDFSVRQDWKYVAMVIDRIFLWVFILVCLLGTVGLFLPPWLAGMI